The Aeromicrobium senzhongii genome includes a window with the following:
- a CDS encoding acyl-CoA dehydrogenase family protein: MLNKLAASETLDRFGLRKFAERAVHGTTKTSFQAIGAAQRTFTKVSGHAQGDRPAAAQPSGVFDLTPTEDQQMMVEVISEFAAEVLRPGAEQAEHADDTPKEVLAQTAEFGLSLINIPESLGGLAEERSAVTGVLVAEALAHGDMGQAVACLAPSAVATAISLWGTEGQQQTYLPPFTEGDVPAAALVVAEPVPMFDPLTLGTVARRTDGGYVLNGLKSGAVRGAEAELLVVAADVEGRGPSMVIVEANTDGVAVAADPGMGLRAAGLSRIQLTDVRVGEDAILGSPEDYRTMIRLSRLAWAGLALGTAKSVLEYVKEYVVTREAFGEPIAYRQAVAFTVADMAIELEGMRLVTLKAASRAERGSDFARETALARRLATEYGMKIGTDGVQMLGGHGFVKEHPVERWYRDLRAVGVMEGAVLI; this comes from the coding sequence GTGCTGAACAAACTGGCCGCGTCAGAGACGCTCGACCGTTTCGGGCTCCGCAAGTTCGCCGAGCGCGCGGTCCACGGCACCACCAAGACCAGCTTTCAGGCTATCGGGGCCGCCCAGCGCACCTTCACGAAGGTCTCGGGCCACGCCCAGGGCGACCGGCCCGCTGCGGCCCAGCCGTCCGGAGTCTTCGACCTGACGCCGACCGAGGACCAGCAGATGATGGTCGAGGTCATCTCCGAGTTCGCCGCCGAGGTGCTGCGCCCCGGTGCCGAGCAGGCCGAGCACGCCGACGACACTCCCAAGGAGGTGCTGGCCCAGACCGCCGAGTTCGGCCTGTCGCTGATCAACATCCCCGAGTCGCTGGGCGGCCTGGCCGAGGAGCGCTCCGCCGTCACGGGCGTGCTCGTCGCCGAGGCACTGGCGCACGGCGACATGGGCCAGGCCGTCGCCTGTCTCGCGCCGTCCGCCGTCGCCACCGCGATCTCGCTGTGGGGCACCGAGGGCCAGCAGCAGACCTACCTGCCGCCGTTCACCGAGGGCGACGTCCCGGCGGCCGCCCTGGTCGTGGCCGAGCCGGTGCCGATGTTCGACCCGCTGACGCTCGGCACCGTCGCCCGCCGCACGGACGGCGGCTACGTCCTCAACGGCCTCAAGTCCGGTGCCGTCCGCGGGGCCGAGGCCGAGCTGCTGGTCGTCGCCGCCGACGTCGAGGGCCGCGGCCCGTCGATGGTGATCGTCGAGGCCAACACCGACGGCGTCGCCGTCGCGGCCGATCCCGGCATGGGCCTGCGGGCGGCCGGGCTCTCGCGGATCCAGCTCACCGACGTCCGCGTCGGCGAGGACGCGATCCTGGGCAGCCCCGAGGACTACCGGACGATGATCCGCCTCTCGCGCCTTGCGTGGGCCGGGCTGGCACTGGGCACCGCGAAGTCGGTGCTCGAGTACGTCAAGGAGTACGTCGTCACCCGCGAGGCCTTCGGTGAGCCGATCGCGTACCGCCAGGCCGTGGCCTTCACCGTCGCCGACATGGCGATCGAGCTGGAGGGCATGCGCCTGGTCACGCTGAAGGCCGCCTCGCGTGCCGAGCGGGGCAGCGACTTCGCCCGCGAGACCGCGTTGGCTCGCCGCCTCGCGACCGAGTACGGCATGAAGATCGGCACCGACGGCGTCCAGATGCTCGGTGGTCACGGCTTCGTCAAGGAGCACCCGGTGGAACGGTGGTACCGCGATCTGCGTGCCGTCGGCGTGATGGAAGGAGCAGTCCTCATCTGA
- the def gene encoding peptide deformylase — protein MPETPSADQSRPLPTGGSVRPITRWGTPVMHHELRDVTEFDDELATLVADMVATMYAAEGVGLAANQVGVDLKVFVFDCPDDDMQRITGVVCNPVLRLPDGADRKLDVHDEGCLSLPGAFTECARPDHAWVTGVDQHGEPVEFEGTGLLARCLQHETDHLFGTVFGDRVPEKARKKLYKQHQALADEYAEDWPVGEEPE, from the coding sequence GTGCCCGAAACGCCCTCCGCCGACCAGTCCCGTCCCCTGCCCACGGGCGGTTCCGTCCGTCCGATCACGCGCTGGGGAACTCCCGTGATGCACCACGAGTTGCGCGACGTCACCGAGTTCGATGACGAGCTCGCCACGCTGGTGGCCGACATGGTCGCCACCATGTACGCGGCCGAGGGCGTGGGCCTGGCCGCGAACCAGGTCGGCGTCGACCTGAAGGTCTTCGTCTTCGACTGCCCCGACGACGACATGCAGCGGATCACCGGCGTGGTCTGCAACCCGGTGCTGCGTCTGCCCGACGGCGCCGATCGCAAGCTCGACGTCCACGACGAAGGGTGCCTGTCGCTGCCGGGCGCGTTCACCGAGTGCGCGCGTCCCGACCACGCCTGGGTCACCGGTGTGGACCAGCACGGCGAGCCGGTCGAGTTCGAGGGCACCGGCCTGTTGGCGCGATGCCTGCAGCACGAGACCGACCACCTGTTCGGCACCGTCTTCGGCGACCGCGTGCCCGAGAAGGCCCGCAAGAAGCTCTACAAGCAGCACCAGGCCCTCGCCGACGAGTACGCCGAGGACTGGCCGGTCGGCGAAGAGCCGGAGTGA
- a CDS encoding TrmH family RNA methyltransferase, whose translation MADLIALDDPRDERLRDYTDLRDVQLRTTVEHERGIYIAEGEKVIHRAVAAGHEPKSFLLAPRWLDNLAEVLEQTDAPAYVLDEKAIERVTGFHVHRGALAAMHRPTERSVADVLATAKRVLVAEDLVDHTNIGAIMRNVAALGFDGVLLSPRCADPLYRRSIKVAMGAVFSLPWARIEDWYGAPQLLREHGFTSYAMTLADDAVAIDDIEPAERAAVIVGSEGPGLSEHWQREADHRVIIPMAAGIDSLNVAASTAIACWEFRPRSR comes from the coding sequence GTGGCCGACCTCATCGCACTCGACGATCCCCGCGACGAGCGGCTCCGGGACTACACCGACCTGAGGGACGTGCAGCTGCGCACCACGGTCGAGCACGAGCGCGGGATCTACATCGCCGAGGGCGAGAAGGTCATCCACCGCGCCGTCGCCGCCGGCCACGAGCCGAAGTCCTTCCTGCTGGCGCCGCGCTGGCTCGACAACCTCGCCGAGGTCCTCGAGCAGACGGACGCGCCCGCCTACGTGCTCGACGAGAAGGCGATCGAGCGTGTGACGGGCTTCCACGTGCACCGCGGAGCGCTGGCGGCGATGCACCGGCCGACCGAGCGCAGCGTCGCCGACGTGCTGGCCACGGCGAAGCGGGTGCTCGTGGCCGAGGACCTCGTCGACCACACCAATATCGGCGCGATCATGCGCAACGTCGCGGCTCTCGGGTTCGACGGCGTCCTGCTGTCGCCGCGGTGTGCCGACCCGCTCTACCGGCGCTCGATCAAGGTCGCCATGGGCGCGGTGTTCTCGCTGCCCTGGGCGCGGATCGAGGACTGGTACGGCGCCCCGCAACTGCTGCGTGAGCACGGGTTCACGTCGTACGCCATGACCTTGGCCGACGACGCCGTCGCGATCGACGACATCGAGCCGGCCGAGCGGGCGGCCGTGATCGTCGGCTCGGAGGGACCGGGCCTGAGCGAGCACTGGCAGCGCGAGGCCGACCACCGGGTCATCATCCCCATGGCGGCCGGGATCGACTCGCTCAACGTGGCCGCCTCGACGGCGATCGCCTGCTGGGAGTTCAGACCGAGATCGCGCTGA
- a CDS encoding YbhB/YbcL family Raf kinase inhibitor-like protein, translated as MSLDRPVTPDPYPLLPAAETFTVVSDDVTDGERLKPDQVNAHGDTSPHLSWSGAPEGTKSYVVTCFDPDAPIVSGFWHWVAVDIPADVTELAVGAGADDASLPGNAFHVRNDGGGMNFMGAAPPEGDQVHRYFFVVHAVGEETLGVDSSVSPAVVGFNLAFKTLGRAIIHGTWQS; from the coding sequence ATGAGCCTCGACCGACCCGTGACTCCCGATCCGTACCCGCTGCTGCCCGCGGCCGAGACCTTCACCGTCGTCAGCGACGACGTCACCGACGGCGAACGACTCAAGCCCGACCAGGTCAACGCGCACGGCGACACCTCACCGCACCTGTCCTGGAGCGGCGCCCCCGAGGGGACGAAGTCGTACGTCGTGACCTGCTTCGACCCGGACGCCCCGATCGTGTCGGGCTTCTGGCACTGGGTCGCCGTCGACATCCCCGCCGACGTCACCGAGCTGGCCGTGGGCGCCGGCGCCGACGACGCCTCGCTGCCGGGGAACGCCTTCCACGTGCGCAACGACGGCGGCGGCATGAACTTCATGGGCGCCGCTCCCCCGGAGGGCGACCAGGTGCACCGCTACTTCTTCGTGGTCCACGCCGTCGGCGAGGAGACCCTGGGCGTCGACTCGTCCGTCTCCCCCGCCGTCGTCGGCTTCAACCTGGCGTTCAAGACGCTGGGCCGCGCGATCATCCACGGCACCTGGCAGTCCTGA
- a CDS encoding lytic transglycosylase domain-containing protein, whose translation MTRPRMMLLGAAVLATVAIVVAWLVIDRTDDDPISGPAAQLAEEVPLADGSTTEPDEDWVTRTAADRQIPVRAMQAYARTEISQREEQPECRLRWNTLAGVGSVESAHGTLGGAGLDAAGVPSKRIIGPPLNGKDGTRAIKATRESTALHGDETWDRAVGPFQFLTTSWDQYGADADGDGEANPHDIDDAALGAANHLCAHERDLSGDGWVKAVFAYNNSMAYVDKVRSIADSYAK comes from the coding sequence ATGACCCGCCCCCGGATGATGCTCCTCGGCGCTGCCGTCCTGGCGACGGTGGCGATCGTCGTGGCCTGGCTCGTCATCGACCGCACGGACGACGATCCGATCAGCGGACCCGCGGCCCAGCTGGCCGAGGAGGTCCCGCTCGCCGACGGCTCGACCACCGAGCCCGACGAGGACTGGGTCACCAGGACGGCGGCCGACCGGCAGATCCCGGTCCGCGCGATGCAGGCGTACGCCCGCACGGAGATCAGCCAGCGCGAGGAGCAGCCCGAGTGCCGGCTCCGCTGGAACACGCTCGCCGGCGTCGGCTCGGTCGAGTCGGCCCACGGCACGCTGGGCGGCGCCGGTCTCGACGCCGCGGGCGTGCCCAGCAAGCGGATCATCGGCCCGCCGCTGAACGGCAAGGACGGCACCCGGGCGATCAAGGCCACCCGGGAGTCCACCGCCCTGCACGGTGACGAGACGTGGGACCGGGCGGTGGGCCCGTTCCAGTTCCTGACGACGTCGTGGGACCAGTACGGCGCCGATGCCGACGGTGACGGCGAGGCCAACCCGCACGACATCGACGACGCGGCACTCGGTGCCGCCAACCACCTGTGCGCCCACGAGCGCGACCTGTCCGGCGACGGCTGGGTGAAGGCCGTCTTCGCCTACAACAACTCGATGGCGTACGTCGACAAGGTCCGCAGCATCGCCGACAGCTACGCGAAGTAG
- a CDS encoding SPFH domain-containing protein gives MESAIVVFFILLVVLLIATAAMSLKIIPQNFAGIVERLGKYRTTLTPGPHLIIPFIDRVKYRVDQREQVVSFPPQGVITEDNLTVEIDTVILYTVNNPVAATYEIVNYIEGIHQLTTTTLRNIIGGMTLEHALTSRDQINRSLGAELDAATGRWGIKVSRVELKSIDPPPTIIDAMEKQMRAERDKRAAILTAEGERQSAILSAEGQKQAAILTAEGQKTAAILNAEGEKTAAILTAQGEGRAIETVFQAIHDGNPDQKLLSYQYLQTLPKIAQGHNASTWIIPAEVTAALSSIGNVVGSIPVDGGGSHKRVDLDEPVVTESSSEPAGTSSAVEEAIRAAKQAESPVSTQDDPPTDQPPA, from the coding sequence ATGGAATCCGCAATCGTGGTCTTCTTCATCCTGCTGGTGGTGCTGCTGATCGCCACCGCAGCGATGAGTCTGAAGATCATCCCGCAGAACTTCGCCGGGATCGTCGAGCGACTCGGCAAGTACCGCACGACGCTGACGCCCGGGCCGCACCTGATCATCCCGTTCATCGACCGCGTCAAGTACCGGGTCGACCAGCGTGAGCAGGTCGTCTCGTTCCCGCCGCAGGGCGTCATCACCGAGGACAACCTGACCGTCGAGATCGACACGGTCATCCTGTACACGGTCAACAACCCGGTCGCCGCGACCTACGAGATCGTCAACTACATCGAGGGCATCCACCAGCTCACGACGACCACGTTGCGCAACATCATCGGCGGCATGACGCTCGAGCACGCGCTGACCAGCCGCGACCAGATCAACCGCAGCCTGGGCGCCGAGCTGGACGCGGCCACCGGCCGGTGGGGCATCAAGGTCAGCCGGGTCGAGCTCAAGAGCATCGATCCGCCGCCGACCATCATCGACGCGATGGAGAAGCAGATGCGTGCCGAGCGCGACAAGCGCGCGGCCATCCTCACCGCCGAGGGTGAGCGTCAGTCGGCGATCCTCAGTGCCGAGGGCCAGAAGCAGGCAGCGATCCTCACCGCCGAGGGTCAGAAGACCGCGGCGATCCTGAACGCGGAGGGCGAGAAGACCGCGGCGATCCTGACCGCGCAGGGCGAGGGCCGCGCCATCGAGACCGTCTTCCAGGCGATTCACGACGGCAACCCCGACCAGAAGCTGCTCTCGTACCAGTACCTGCAGACGCTCCCGAAGATCGCGCAGGGCCACAACGCCTCGACCTGGATCATCCCGGCCGAGGTCACGGCCGCGCTGAGCTCGATCGGCAACGTCGTCGGGTCCATCCCGGTCGACGGCGGCGGATCGCACAAGCGGGTGGATCTCGACGAGCCGGTCGTGACCGAGTCGTCGTCGGAGCCGGCTGGCACGAGCAGCGCCGTCGAGGAGGCCATCCGCGCGGCCAAGCAGGCCGAGTCCCCGGTCTCCACGCAGGACGATCCGCCCACGGACCAGCCGCCCGCCTGA
- a CDS encoding NfeD family protein — protein sequence MDWFGDDIWVTWTALGVILCLIELASGELIFLMFGIAAFSAAVAAAAGAPLAIPLGLFGVVSVALLALVRPRIVARLYDGPSLPSGQHGLVGHSAIVDEEVNRLAGRVLIGDVLWTARPVDPEAVYEPGDELLVAAIDGAIARVVRKES from the coding sequence ATGGATTGGTTCGGGGACGACATCTGGGTCACGTGGACCGCGCTCGGCGTGATCCTGTGCCTCATCGAGCTGGCCAGCGGCGAGCTCATCTTCCTCATGTTCGGCATCGCGGCGTTCAGCGCCGCGGTGGCCGCCGCCGCCGGAGCGCCGTTGGCCATCCCGTTGGGACTCTTCGGAGTCGTCTCGGTCGCCCTGCTGGCGCTGGTGCGTCCCCGCATCGTCGCGCGGCTCTATGACGGACCGTCGCTGCCCTCGGGTCAGCACGGCCTGGTCGGTCACTCGGCGATCGTCGACGAGGAGGTCAACCGGCTCGCCGGCCGCGTCCTCATCGGCGACGTGCTCTGGACCGCGCGTCCCGTGGACCCCGAGGCCGTCTACGAACCTGGCGACGAGTTGCTCGTCGCCGCCATCGACGGTGCGATCGCCCGCGTCGTCCGGAAGGAGAGCTGA
- a CDS encoding ABC transporter ATP-binding protein gives MTAVFDLTDVTIMRSGKLLLDHVSWRVEPGEHWVIVGPNGAGKTTLLQVASANMHPTSGSAEILGERLGAVDVFELRPRIGHTSAAIAERVPPTETVRNLILSAAYAVLGRWNEEYDDEDHRRAMAMLAELGIAGLADRTFGTLSEGEKKRVLLARSLMTDPEVVLLDEPAAGLDVGAREDLVESLEALASDSSGPSLVMVSHHLEEIAPGFTHALLLSAGRVVAAGPIEETLTSQNLSTAFRQRLEVSHVAGRFSARRPPARHRAN, from the coding sequence GTGACCGCCGTGTTCGACCTGACCGACGTCACGATCATGCGATCGGGCAAGCTGCTGCTGGACCATGTCTCCTGGCGCGTCGAGCCGGGGGAGCACTGGGTGATCGTGGGCCCCAACGGAGCCGGCAAGACGACCTTGTTGCAGGTGGCGTCGGCCAACATGCACCCGACCTCCGGCAGTGCCGAGATCCTCGGCGAGCGCCTGGGCGCCGTCGACGTGTTCGAGCTCCGGCCGCGCATCGGCCACACGAGCGCGGCGATCGCCGAGCGCGTGCCGCCCACCGAGACGGTCCGCAACCTCATCCTCTCCGCCGCCTACGCCGTCCTGGGCCGCTGGAACGAGGAGTACGACGACGAGGACCACCGCCGCGCGATGGCGATGCTGGCCGAGCTGGGGATCGCGGGCCTGGCCGACCGGACCTTCGGAACCCTCTCCGAGGGCGAGAAGAAGCGGGTCCTGCTGGCGCGCTCCCTCATGACCGACCCGGAGGTCGTCCTGCTGGACGAGCCCGCCGCCGGCCTGGACGTGGGGGCCCGCGAGGACCTCGTCGAGAGCCTCGAGGCGCTGGCGTCCGACTCCAGCGGCCCCTCGCTCGTGATGGTGTCGCACCACCTCGAGGAGATCGCCCCGGGCTTCACGCACGCGCTGCTGCTCTCGGCCGGCCGCGTCGTCGCGGCCGGGCCCATCGAGGAGACCCTCACCTCGCAGAACCTCTCGACCGCCTTCCGGCAGCGGCTCGAGGTCAGTCACGTCGCCGGACGCTTCTCGGCCCGCCGTCCACCCGCGCGGCACCGAGCGAACTAG
- the serB gene encoding phosphoserine phosphatase SerB → MSTPAAEHVPTLHLTAPTVLVTFSGPDRSGVSTRVFSALDDHGVEVIDVEQLVVRGRLVLSVLVTTPDDLPRFESDVTRVGAELGLEVESVHGTGDNRPRRVGRSQVVVLGAPLMPDALAALTEGINQLGGNIDRIVRMARYPVTAIRMEVSGADPDALQSDLAAIGHRYGTDVAVQEHGILRHAQRLVVMDVDSTLIQGEVIEMLAAHAGCQEAVAEVTERAMRGELDFSESLHERVAQLRGVPESALDEVYAGLEYTPGARTMIRTLKRLGYRFALVSGGFTQIIERIADDLGIDYFAANELEVRDGELTGRVVGRVVDRAGKADALRAFAGQAGINVRNTVAIGDGANDLDMLAAAGLGIAFNAKPLVRDQAQTSVNVPYLDAIVYLMGITREEVEAADAADGTPSP, encoded by the coding sequence ATGAGCACGCCGGCTGCCGAACACGTCCCCACCCTGCACCTGACCGCCCCCACGGTCCTGGTCACCTTCAGCGGTCCCGACCGCTCCGGCGTGTCCACGCGGGTCTTCTCCGCGCTGGACGATCACGGCGTCGAGGTGATCGACGTCGAGCAGCTCGTGGTGCGTGGCCGGCTCGTCCTCAGCGTGCTGGTCACGACTCCCGACGACCTGCCCCGGTTCGAGTCGGACGTGACCCGCGTCGGCGCGGAGCTCGGCCTCGAGGTCGAGTCCGTCCACGGCACCGGCGACAACCGCCCTCGCCGCGTGGGTCGCTCGCAGGTGGTCGTGCTGGGCGCACCGCTCATGCCCGACGCGCTGGCGGCGCTGACCGAGGGCATCAACCAGCTCGGCGGCAACATCGACCGCATCGTGCGGATGGCCCGCTACCCGGTCACCGCGATCCGGATGGAGGTCTCGGGCGCCGATCCCGACGCCCTGCAGTCCGATCTCGCCGCGATCGGGCACCGGTACGGCACCGACGTGGCCGTGCAGGAGCACGGAATCCTGCGCCATGCCCAGCGCCTGGTGGTGATGGACGTCGACTCGACCCTCATTCAGGGCGAGGTCATCGAGATGCTCGCGGCGCACGCCGGCTGCCAGGAGGCCGTCGCCGAGGTCACCGAGCGCGCGATGCGCGGCGAGCTGGACTTCTCCGAGTCCCTCCACGAGCGCGTCGCCCAGCTGCGCGGCGTGCCCGAGTCGGCCCTGGACGAGGTCTATGCCGGCCTCGAGTACACCCCCGGCGCGCGCACGATGATCCGCACCCTGAAGCGCCTGGGGTACCGCTTCGCGCTCGTCAGCGGCGGCTTCACGCAGATCATCGAGCGGATCGCCGACGACCTCGGCATCGACTACTTCGCGGCCAACGAGCTGGAGGTGCGCGACGGTGAGCTGACCGGCCGCGTCGTCGGGCGGGTCGTCGACCGGGCGGGCAAGGCCGACGCACTGCGCGCCTTCGCGGGTCAGGCCGGCATCAACGTGCGCAACACCGTGGCCATCGGCGACGGCGCCAACGACTTGGACATGCTGGCCGCGGCCGGGCTGGGGATCGCGTTCAACGCCAAGCCCCTCGTGCGCGACCAGGCACAGACATCCGTGAACGTGCCGTACCTCGACGCGATCGTCTACCTCATGGGCATCACGCGCGAGGAGGTCGAGGCGGCCGACGCCGCCGACGGCACCCCCTCGCCGTGA
- a CDS encoding dodecin, with protein sequence MSNRTYRVTEIVGTSPAGVSEAIDSGIARAAQTLRHLDWFEVVGIRGQIVDSEVEHYQVTMKLGFRLEDDE encoded by the coding sequence ATGAGCAACCGCACCTACCGTGTCACCGAAATCGTCGGAACGTCCCCGGCCGGGGTCAGCGAGGCCATCGACAGCGGCATCGCCCGTGCCGCCCAGACCCTGCGCCACCTCGACTGGTTCGAGGTCGTCGGGATCCGTGGCCAGATCGTCGACAGCGAGGTCGAGCACTACCAGGTCACGATGAAGCTGGGCTTCCGCCTCGAGGACGACGAGTAG
- a CDS encoding DUF3099 domain-containing protein — MARGDSEEVHSITSARAPHSAEVDHRERNYLISMAIRVACFLAFVAVDHWIRWVLLLGAVVLPYIAVVIGNSAIRNPGDGPSPFGVDRKELDG; from the coding sequence ATGGCACGCGGCGACTCCGAAGAGGTCCACTCGATCACGAGTGCGCGCGCGCCCCACAGCGCCGAGGTCGACCATCGCGAGCGCAACTACCTCATCTCGATGGCGATCCGCGTGGCGTGCTTCCTGGCCTTCGTGGCCGTCGACCACTGGATCCGATGGGTCCTGCTCCTCGGCGCGGTCGTCCTGCCGTACATCGCCGTCGTGATCGGCAACTCCGCCATCCGCAATCCGGGCGACGGTCCGTCCCCGTTCGGCGTGGACCGCAAGGAACTGGACGGCTAG
- a CDS encoding SURF1 family cytochrome oxidase biogenesis protein, whose protein sequence is MLRFLLSPRWIGLAIFVVAMAVTCYVLGGWQYDRWEQRKADNAVVEANLEAKPAPVSDVLADGWDPDLEYRTVSATGTFDSAHEVTVRFAHRDSQPGVQVITPLRLTDGRVVLVDRGWIQGPRNGEAPEDVPAAPTGPITITGWLQPASTADTAATTPRDGQVRAVNSARWTKFLGSEPLPGYIEMTEPKQDGLKAPEDPDLGTGPHLFYALQWYFFMGLALLGYVWFARDEVRNQRQAKLTRSA, encoded by the coding sequence GTGTTGCGCTTCCTCCTGAGCCCGCGCTGGATCGGGCTCGCGATCTTCGTCGTGGCGATGGCGGTCACGTGTTACGTCCTCGGCGGCTGGCAGTACGACCGCTGGGAGCAGCGCAAGGCCGACAACGCGGTCGTCGAGGCCAACCTCGAGGCCAAGCCCGCCCCCGTCTCCGACGTGCTGGCCGACGGCTGGGACCCCGACCTCGAGTACCGCACGGTCTCCGCGACCGGAACGTTCGACTCCGCGCACGAGGTCACGGTGCGATTCGCCCACCGCGACAGCCAGCCGGGCGTCCAGGTCATCACTCCCCTACGGCTCACCGACGGCCGGGTCGTGCTGGTCGACCGTGGCTGGATCCAGGGCCCGCGCAACGGCGAGGCCCCCGAGGACGTCCCCGCGGCCCCGACGGGTCCCATCACGATCACCGGCTGGCTGCAGCCGGCCAGCACCGCCGACACGGCCGCCACCACCCCGCGCGACGGCCAGGTCCGCGCCGTCAACAGCGCCCGCTGGACGAAGTTCCTCGGCAGTGAGCCGCTGCCGGGCTACATCGAGATGACCGAGCCGAAGCAGGACGGGCTGAAGGCGCCCGAGGATCCTGACCTCGGCACCGGACCGCACCTGTTCTACGCGCTCCAGTGGTACTTCTTCATGGGCCTCGCCCTGCTGGGGTACGTCTGGTTCGCTCGCGACGAGGTCCGCAACCAGCGTCAGGCCAAGCTGACCAGGTCGGCGTAG